From Proteiniborus sp. MB09-C3, the proteins below share one genomic window:
- a CDS encoding ABC transporter permease gives MLSLVKNNLKLFFKNRYLSLGFIAFFVIINAYLIEGMYKLSIHKDALYYLQISQKLSIVYFIFFLFVSYEYLMKSKNDHILECFLTMDRGILKLYISKLIVLIMIILIMTLNVMVYNYISYFATNIKSISFAYHVFLNNLLNVFLVSFLGSCIGIIISLYLKKFLAYLLMIFLGILVSPISEFVPYVFFMGFGIDIYPLREIFNILPPNLDWFEETLYGLSIEPYRWNLQAFWTCLLSYFILLKFRIKKSKLLNFITMSLLLFSAFNFYLYTNSGSIVKKDYNPKGYIAFDELYYRHDVQKEETADFSISAYSMELIIDRQLYSDIKISLNEKKPLDSYKFTLYRNYKVKKILDKDNKILEFKRDGDYLEILNPTSDKLEEIRITYSGYSPVFYSNSQGVLLPGSFPYYPIEGYNKIYIKQQSVFIPIAREYNVNFDATIKSKLDIYSNLNKDKNNFSGKAQVMTLVGGFVEEKKVGDNTFYSLVLKEQDITTLLEVDNLLKPYISIFPHIERLNIMDKKVFQIPGTFYYKVLGGGIVSYSDHIFVRGLDKDNLTYGFLQSTIPQDSQKMEIKNMFFEYLIYEDRTFNIPKVQFGDDKAFELRRLFFEKVEELGEDYVIKSIYDFLCDKDDRRDPISFIRSLTKGGL, from the coding sequence ATGCTTTCCTTAGTAAAAAATAATCTTAAGCTGTTTTTTAAAAACAGGTACTTATCATTAGGATTTATCGCATTTTTCGTTATAATAAATGCATATTTAATTGAAGGCATGTATAAGCTGTCAATTCATAAAGATGCTTTATATTATCTTCAAATTAGTCAAAAATTGAGTATAGTATATTTCATTTTTTTCCTATTTGTATCCTATGAATATTTAATGAAAAGTAAAAATGATCATATATTAGAATGCTTTTTAACTATGGATAGAGGAATACTAAAATTATATATTTCTAAACTCATAGTCTTAATAATGATCATACTTATAATGACTTTAAATGTAATGGTATATAATTATATTTCATACTTTGCAACGAACATAAAATCAATATCCTTTGCATATCATGTATTTTTAAATAATCTCTTAAATGTTTTTTTAGTATCATTTTTAGGTAGTTGTATTGGAATTATAATTTCTCTATATCTAAAAAAGTTTTTGGCATACCTTCTAATGATATTTTTGGGGATTTTAGTAAGCCCTATTTCTGAATTTGTGCCTTATGTTTTCTTCATGGGGTTTGGGATAGATATATATCCTCTTAGAGAGATATTTAATATTTTGCCACCAAACTTAGATTGGTTTGAAGAAACGCTTTATGGTTTATCTATAGAACCTTATAGATGGAATCTGCAAGCCTTTTGGACATGCCTTCTAAGTTACTTTATTCTATTGAAGTTCAGAATTAAAAAGTCAAAACTACTAAACTTTATAACTATGTCTTTACTGTTATTTTCTGCTTTCAATTTTTATTTATATACAAACTCAGGTAGCATAGTAAAGAAAGATTATAACCCTAAGGGGTATATTGCTTTTGATGAATTATATTATAGGCATGATGTACAAAAAGAAGAAACCGCAGACTTTAGTATATCAGCTTACAGTATGGAACTAATTATAGACAGGCAATTATATAGCGATATAAAAATTTCTTTAAATGAAAAGAAGCCTTTAGATAGTTATAAATTCACATTATATAGGAATTATAAGGTTAAGAAAATACTTGATAAAGATAATAAAATATTGGAATTTAAAAGGGATGGAGACTATTTAGAAATATTAAACCCTACTTCTGATAAACTAGAAGAAATAAGAATTACTTATAGTGGATACAGTCCAGTATTCTATAGTAACTCACAGGGTGTTTTACTTCCAGGTAGCTTCCCCTATTATCCAATAGAAGGATATAATAAAATATATATAAAACAACAATCAGTATTTATTCCAATAGCAAGAGAATATAACGTTAATTTTGATGCAACGATAAAATCTAAACTAGATATTTATTCTAATTTAAATAAAGATAAAAATAACTTCTCTGGCAAAGCACAAGTAATGACTTTAGTTGGGGGATTTGTAGAGGAAAAGAAAGTAGGAGATAATACCTTTTATAGTTTAGTACTAAAAGAGCAAGATATTACCACACTATTAGAAGTTGACAATTTATTGAAACCTTATATCAGTATATTTCCACATATTGAGAGACTTAATATTATGGATAAAAAGGTTTTTCAAATACCAGGTACATTTTACTATAAAGTATTAGGGGGTGGAATAGTTAGCTATAGCGACCATATTTTTGTGCGTGGCTTAGATAAAGATAATTTAACATATGGCTTTTTGCAGTCTACTATTCCCCAAGACTCTCAGAAGATGGAAATTAAAAATATGTTTTTTGAATATTTAATATATGAGGATAGAACTTTTAACATACCTAAAGTACAGTTTGGAGATGATAAAGCTTTTGAATTGCGTAGGTTGTTTTTTGAAAAAGTAGAGGAATTAGGTGAAGACTATGTTATTAAGAGTATTTATGATTTTTTATGCGATAAAGATGATAGAAGAGATCCAATTAGCTTTATTAGAAGCTTAACAAAAGGAGGTCTTTAG
- a CDS encoding helix-turn-helix domain-containing protein: MSKYNKKDKIKAIRLIQNENYSIRAVSKELGISKSTIARWWNSYDIHGEASFSMNPRKYTGEFKIEVVKYMHNNHLSLDQVSALFGIPGTTTVQNWERIYNEEGEVGLLTERRGRSQKQGMKKDKNEINMDSLDNATEDKLILEIKKLKAEVAYLKNL, encoded by the coding sequence ATGAGCAAATATAATAAAAAAGATAAAATTAAAGCTATCAGATTAATTCAAAACGAAAATTATTCAATAAGAGCTGTTTCAAAAGAACTAGGTATTTCTAAATCTACCATTGCAAGATGGTGGAATAGCTATGATATTCATGGAGAAGCTAGCTTTTCTATGAATCCTAGAAAATATACTGGTGAATTTAAAATAGAAGTAGTAAAATATATGCATAATAACCATCTATCCCTAGACCAGGTATCTGCCCTGTTTGGAATACCAGGTACAACTACTGTTCAAAATTGGGAACGCATATATAATGAGGAAGGAGAAGTTGGTCTTTTAACTGAAAGACGTGGAAGATCACAAAAACAAGGTATGAAAAAAGATAAAAATGAAATAAATATGGACTCCTTAGATAATGCTACAGAAGATAAATTAATATTAGAAATCAAAAAGCTTAAAGCAGAGGTTGCCTACTTAAAAAATCTATAG
- the hprK gene encoding HPr(Ser) kinase/phosphatase, whose translation MRSVSIDKLIEDLELEIIHKSENSISEITRVELSRLGLQLVGFFKYFGYKRLQIIGNVEWHFLAGLEKNVRVSRLNTIFQYPIPAVVFTRNLEVFDEIIEAAKKYNRTILRTPMTTTKFINRLINYLDDALAPQITMHGVLVEVYGMGILITGESGVGKSETALELVKRGHRLVADDAVQIKKLGEDLLIGESPEVIRHFLEIRGLGILDIERLYGVGAVKKWEAIDLVVHLEDWDSQKEYDRIGLDDEYIDILGKQVLQLTIPVRPGRNVAMILEVATRNTRQKQFGYNAAMELDKRLKHEFEMKKQGGNKQG comes from the coding sequence ATGAGGTCAGTATCAATTGATAAATTAATTGAGGATTTGGAATTAGAGATTATTCATAAGTCTGAGAACTCCATATCTGAAATAACTAGAGTTGAGTTAAGTAGATTAGGATTACAGCTTGTAGGCTTTTTCAAATATTTTGGATATAAAAGGCTTCAGATAATTGGAAATGTAGAGTGGCATTTTCTAGCTGGACTCGAAAAAAACGTTAGAGTAAGCAGATTAAATACAATTTTTCAATACCCAATACCAGCAGTAGTATTTACAAGAAACCTAGAAGTATTTGACGAAATAATTGAGGCGGCTAAAAAGTATAACAGAACCATATTAAGAACACCTATGACAACTACCAAATTTATTAATAGACTGATTAATTACCTTGATGATGCATTAGCGCCCCAAATAACTATGCATGGGGTATTAGTCGAAGTTTATGGAATGGGAATACTAATAACAGGAGAAAGTGGAGTAGGAAAAAGCGAAACCGCACTTGAGCTGGTAAAGAGAGGGCATAGACTTGTAGCAGATGATGCTGTCCAAATTAAAAAGCTTGGAGAGGATTTACTTATCGGTGAATCACCTGAGGTAATTAGACATTTTCTTGAGATAAGAGGTCTAGGTATATTAGATATAGAAAGATTATATGGAGTTGGAGCAGTTAAAAAATGGGAAGCCATAGATTTAGTGGTTCATCTAGAGGATTGGGATTCACAAAAAGAATATGATAGAATAGGATTAGATGATGAATATATTGATATACTTGGCAAGCAGGTATTGCAGTTGACTATACCAGTAAGACCTGGAAGAAATGTTGCTATGATACTTGAAGTAGCTACAAGAAATACTAGACAAAAACAATTTGGATACAATGCTGCTATGGAATTAGATAAAAGATTAAAGCATGAATTTGAAATGAAAAAACAAGGTGGCAATAAACAAGGCTAA
- a CDS encoding ATP-binding cassette domain-containing protein translates to MLEILDLDKSFKKKEVLKNISISLDPGVYGLLGPNGSGKTTLIRCIVNLYNISKGSIKFQGIEIKNNGSFAESIGYLPQKFGLFKELTVYDNLQYFSVLKKIPKDSIDLYIKEILKIVNLDDKVNDRVSTLSGGMIRRLGIAQAMLGEPEIIIFDEPTAGLDPEERLRFKNILSSIKKNKLIIISTHIVEDVEACCNKLIIMNDGRVLKTGSCQEIISMADEKVFEVKEGTNIDPDCYIQKSFLKNEEKFLRVLSNKRLGYESLNPTIEDGYMCIIKGI, encoded by the coding sequence GTGTTAGAAATTTTGGATTTAGATAAATCATTTAAGAAAAAAGAAGTATTGAAAAATATATCTATAAGTCTTGATCCTGGAGTATATGGACTTTTAGGTCCAAATGGATCAGGCAAAACAACATTAATAAGATGTATAGTTAATCTTTATAACATCAGCAAAGGGAGTATAAAATTCCAAGGCATTGAAATAAAGAATAATGGTTCTTTTGCAGAAAGCATTGGCTATCTCCCCCAAAAATTTGGATTGTTCAAAGAACTGACTGTATATGACAACCTCCAATATTTCAGCGTATTAAAAAAAATACCTAAAGATTCTATAGATCTTTATATTAAAGAGATTCTCAAAATAGTAAATCTAGATGATAAAGTCAATGATAGAGTATCAACCTTATCCGGTGGTATGATTAGGAGACTGGGGATTGCACAAGCAATGCTTGGGGAGCCCGAGATAATAATCTTTGATGAGCCAACTGCCGGTCTTGATCCAGAAGAAAGATTAAGATTTAAAAACATATTATCCTCTATTAAGAAAAATAAATTAATTATAATCTCTACTCACATTGTGGAGGACGTTGAAGCATGCTGCAATAAATTGATAATTATGAATGATGGAAGAGTGCTAAAAACAGGCAGCTGCCAAGAAATTATTTCTATGGCTGATGAAAAAGTTTTTGAGGTAAAAGAAGGTACTAATATTGACCCTGATTGCTATATTCAAAAATCTTTTTTAAAAAATGAGGAGAAATTTTTACGGGTACTTTCAAATAAAAGACTAGGATATGAGTCTTTAAACCCCACTATAGAAGATGGGTATATGTGTATAATAAAGGGTATATAG
- a CDS encoding ABC transporter permease: MNIQLIYLSFKNLKFYYFIPLIILYIFLPVLNIGMVAMSGDLESSYMLIFRETEKYIPIMSIWWITFIFKEYISEDGNEVLYCIESHGKVKVFEILIIYLLYIIHVGILFLVYSIFWDNIFFEFLKTAIQCFFFTSLAYMLIYTLKSTIINFMFLLIYELFAIFIRSELTTYISIFENGNRVTIHAIITKYLVVLLLSVVFLVIGVYKNKRFYF, translated from the coding sequence ATGAATATTCAATTAATATATCTTTCCTTCAAAAATTTAAAATTTTATTATTTTATTCCCTTGATTATTTTATATATTTTTCTTCCTGTTTTGAATATTGGCATGGTGGCTATGTCCGGAGATTTAGAAAGCTCTTATATGTTGATATTTAGAGAAACCGAAAAATATATACCTATTATGTCTATATGGTGGATTACTTTTATATTTAAAGAATATATATCAGAAGACGGAAATGAAGTCTTGTACTGTATTGAAAGTCATGGTAAAGTAAAGGTCTTTGAAATACTCATAATATATCTTTTGTATATTATACATGTAGGAATATTATTTCTAGTTTATAGTATATTTTGGGATAATATCTTTTTTGAATTTTTAAAAACAGCTATTCAATGCTTTTTTTTCACATCATTAGCATATATGCTAATATATACGCTGAAATCAACTATTATTAACTTTATGTTCTTACTTATCTACGAACTATTTGCAATTTTTATAAGATCTGAGCTTACTACATATATAAGTATATTTGAAAATGGAAATAGAGTAACAATTCATGCTATTATAACAAAGTACTTAGTAGTACTATTGCTATCAGTTGTATTTTTAGTAATCGGTGTATATAAAAATAAGAGATTCTATTTCTAA
- the nifJ gene encoding pyruvate:ferredoxin (flavodoxin) oxidoreductase codes for MAKVMKSMDGNTAAAYVAYAFTEVAGIYPITPSSTMAELVDEWAAHGKKNMFGQTVHVAELQSEAGAAGAVHGSLSAGALTTTFTASQGLLLMIPNMYKIAGELLPGVFHVTARALAGHALSIFGDHSDVMATRQTGFALLASGSVQEVMDIAGVAHLSSIKSRVPFLHFFDGFRTSHEIQKIEEISYEDLAKLVDYDAINEFRNRALNPEHPYTKGTAQNPDIFFQAKEAANKFYDAVPDVVADYMKEITKITGREYYPFNYYGAEDAENIIVAMGSVCETIEETIDYLNAGGEKYGLIKVHLYRPFSAKYFFNVLPKTVKRIAVLDRTKEPGALGEPLYQDVRTLFYNMENAPLIVGGRYGLGSKDTTPSQVKAVFDNLKAAKPADGFTLGIIDDVTHKSLEIKEEIKTAPKGTIRCKFWGLGSDGTVGANKNSIKVIGNNTDLYAQGYFAYDSKKSGGVTISHLRFGKQLIKSTYLIDEADFISCSTQAYVNQYDLLKGLKKGGKFLLNCIWSPEELDEKLPASMKKYIAENNIEFYTIDATEIAEEIGLGNRTNTIMQSAFFKLADVIDIDDAVRYLKEAAYKSYGKKGEKIVNMNYAAIDRGIDALVKVGVPESWKNAEAQEEAAVAKEVPDFIKNVLVPMNRQEGDSLPVSTFEGVEDGVFPHGTAAYEKRGIAVHVPEWQIDKCIQCNQCSFVCPHAAIRPFLVNEEEKKNAPEGFETKKAIGKGLEGLEYRMQVSALDCTGCGNCADICPAKEKALIMKPIGEQLETQVPNWEYAMTVTVKDDLLPLTTVKGSQFSQPLLEFSGACAGCGETPYAKVVTQLFGDRMMIANATGCSSIWSGSAPSTPYCKNAEGKGPAWANSLFEDNAEYGYGMALAVKQIRNKLEDLAKELVELNVSNEIKEAFNAWIEGKEDAEASKKAAAKILPLLASIKTGNERADEILKEIADKKDHLIKKSMWIIGGDGWAYDIGYGGLDHVLASGENVNVLVFDTEVYSNTGGQSSKSTPTAAVAKFAASGKKVKKKDLGMIAAQYGYVYVAQVAMGADKNQFLKAILEAESYDGPSLIIAYAPCINHGIREGMGRTQNQAKKAVESGYWHLYRYNPTLADEGKNPFVLDSKEPTASFRDFINGEVRYTSLLKTFPEMAEDLFAKAEKDAKERYEKYKKLAEA; via the coding sequence ATGGCAAAAGTTATGAAATCCATGGACGGAAATACTGCCGCTGCATATGTTGCATATGCATTTACAGAAGTCGCAGGAATTTATCCTATAACTCCATCTTCAACTATGGCAGAGCTTGTTGACGAATGGGCGGCCCATGGAAAGAAAAATATGTTTGGTCAAACAGTACATGTTGCAGAGTTACAATCAGAAGCAGGAGCTGCAGGAGCTGTACACGGTTCACTTTCAGCAGGTGCTTTAACTACTACTTTTACTGCTTCTCAAGGTTTATTATTGATGATTCCAAATATGTATAAAATAGCAGGAGAACTTCTACCCGGAGTATTCCATGTAACTGCACGTGCTTTAGCAGGTCATGCTCTTTCAATATTTGGAGACCATTCAGATGTTATGGCAACTAGACAAACAGGATTTGCCTTATTAGCTTCAGGAAGCGTTCAAGAAGTAATGGATATAGCAGGAGTTGCACATTTATCTTCTATTAAATCAAGAGTGCCATTCCTTCATTTCTTTGATGGATTCAGAACGTCACATGAAATTCAAAAGATTGAAGAAATATCTTACGAGGATCTTGCAAAATTAGTGGATTATGATGCAATTAATGAGTTTAGAAATAGAGCATTAAATCCTGAGCATCCTTATACAAAAGGAACTGCACAAAATCCAGATATTTTCTTCCAAGCTAAGGAAGCTGCAAATAAATTCTATGATGCAGTACCTGACGTAGTAGCTGATTACATGAAAGAAATAACTAAGATTACAGGCAGAGAATACTATCCATTTAACTACTATGGTGCAGAAGATGCAGAAAACATAATAGTTGCTATGGGTTCAGTATGTGAAACTATAGAAGAAACAATAGATTATCTAAACGCTGGCGGAGAAAAATATGGTTTAATAAAAGTTCATCTATATAGACCATTCTCAGCAAAATATTTCTTTAACGTATTACCTAAGACTGTTAAGAGAATTGCTGTATTAGATAGAACAAAAGAACCAGGAGCATTAGGAGAACCTTTATACCAAGATGTTAGAACATTATTCTACAACATGGAAAATGCACCACTAATAGTTGGTGGTAGATATGGTTTAGGTTCAAAAGATACTACCCCTTCACAAGTTAAAGCTGTATTTGACAATCTTAAGGCTGCAAAACCAGCTGACGGATTTACTTTAGGAATAATAGATGATGTTACACATAAATCATTAGAAATAAAAGAAGAAATTAAAACAGCTCCTAAAGGAACTATAAGATGTAAGTTCTGGGGATTAGGCTCAGACGGAACAGTAGGAGCAAATAAAAACTCAATCAAAGTTATTGGTAATAATACAGACCTATATGCACAAGGATATTTCGCATATGATAGTAAAAAATCAGGTGGAGTTACAATATCTCACTTAAGATTTGGAAAACAACTAATAAAATCTACTTATTTAATTGATGAAGCAGACTTTATTTCTTGCTCAACTCAAGCTTATGTAAATCAATATGATTTATTGAAAGGCTTGAAAAAAGGTGGAAAATTCCTACTAAACTGCATATGGTCACCTGAGGAATTAGATGAAAAGCTTCCAGCTAGCATGAAGAAATATATTGCAGAAAACAATATAGAATTCTATACAATCGATGCGACTGAAATAGCTGAAGAAATAGGCTTAGGCAATAGAACAAATACAATTATGCAATCAGCATTCTTTAAACTAGCAGATGTAATTGATATAGATGATGCTGTAAGATACCTAAAAGAAGCTGCTTATAAATCCTATGGTAAGAAGGGCGAAAAGATAGTTAATATGAACTATGCTGCTATAGATAGGGGAATAGATGCATTAGTAAAAGTAGGTGTTCCAGAAAGCTGGAAGAATGCAGAAGCTCAAGAAGAAGCAGCTGTTGCTAAAGAAGTTCCAGACTTCATCAAGAATGTATTAGTTCCAATGAATAGACAAGAAGGAGACTCTTTACCAGTAAGCACATTTGAAGGTGTTGAAGATGGAGTATTCCCACATGGAACTGCTGCATATGAAAAACGTGGTATTGCAGTTCATGTGCCAGAATGGCAAATAGACAAATGTATTCAATGTAATCAATGTTCATTTGTTTGTCCACATGCTGCTATTAGACCATTCTTAGTTAACGAAGAAGAAAAGAAAAATGCTCCAGAAGGCTTTGAAACTAAGAAAGCAATAGGAAAAGGTCTAGAAGGTCTTGAATATCGTATGCAAGTAAGTGCATTAGATTGTACAGGCTGTGGAAACTGTGCTGACATATGTCCAGCTAAGGAAAAAGCACTAATTATGAAACCAATAGGAGAACAATTAGAGACTCAAGTACCTAATTGGGAATATGCAATGACAGTAACAGTAAAAGACGATTTGTTGCCACTTACAACAGTAAAAGGCAGCCAATTCTCACAACCATTGCTTGAATTCTCAGGTGCATGTGCAGGCTGTGGAGAAACACCATATGCTAAGGTAGTTACTCAATTATTTGGAGATAGAATGATGATAGCTAATGCTACAGGTTGTTCTTCAATCTGGTCTGGATCAGCTCCTTCAACTCCTTATTGCAAAAATGCAGAAGGAAAAGGACCAGCTTGGGCAAATTCATTGTTTGAAGATAATGCTGAGTATGGATATGGTATGGCACTTGCAGTAAAACAAATTAGAAATAAATTAGAAGATTTAGCAAAAGAATTAGTAGAATTAAATGTATCTAATGAAATTAAAGAAGCATTTAATGCATGGATAGAAGGAAAAGAAGATGCAGAAGCTTCTAAGAAAGCAGCTGCTAAGATACTTCCATTATTAGCAAGCATCAAGACTGGCAATGAAAGAGCAGATGAAATATTAAAAGAAATTGCTGATAAAAAGGATCATTTAATCAAAAAATCTATGTGGATTATAGGTGGAGACGGCTGGGCATATGATATCGGATATGGTGGATTAGACCATGTACTAGCATCAGGAGAAAATGTAAATGTGCTTGTATTTGATACAGAAGTTTATTCAAATACAGGAGGTCAATCATCTAAATCTACACCAACTGCAGCTGTTGCTAAATTCGCAGCTTCAGGTAAGAAAGTTAAGAAGAAAGATCTTGGAATGATTGCAGCACAGTATGGATATGTATATGTAGCACAAGTAGCTATGGGTGCTGACAAGAATCAATTCTTAAAAGCAATACTAGAGGCTGAAAGCTATGACGGACCATCACTAATCATTGCTTATGCTCCATGTATTAACCATGGAATAAGAGAAGGAATGGGACGTACTCAAAATCAAGCTAAGAAAGCAGTAGAGTCTGGATACTGGCATCTATATAGATACAATCCAACATTAGCTGATGAAGGAAAGAACCCATTTGTACTAGATTCAAAAGAACCAACTGCATCATTTAGGGACTTCATAAACGGTGAAGTAAGATATACATCATTGTTAAAGACATTCCCAGAAATGGCAGAAGATCTATTTGCTAAGGCAGAAAAAGATGCTAAAGAAAGATATGAAAAATATAAGAAATTAGCAGAAGCTTAG
- a CDS encoding phosphatase: MKFVVDTHCHTFASGHAYSTVIEIAREANNKGLEMVAITDHGPAMGGASNIFHILNQKVIPETIYGVQILRGVEANIMDYDGNLDISDEHLAKLDIVIASLHEACIESGGVDKNTNAIIKAMENKNVDIIAHPGNPAFPVDYEKIVKKAKETRTLIEINNSSFVSSRHGSLNNCIEIARLCKEHEVMITVGSDSHIAFDVGRFDKAIEVLTSVGMPEHLIVNFSTERLTELLGFKGKKRFSTTTPII; this comes from the coding sequence ATGAAATTTGTAGTTGATACACATTGTCATACCTTTGCAAGTGGTCATGCATATAGTACAGTTATAGAGATTGCTAGGGAGGCAAATAATAAAGGCTTAGAAATGGTTGCCATAACAGATCATGGACCTGCTATGGGAGGGGCCTCAAATATATTTCATATTTTAAACCAGAAAGTCATTCCAGAAACTATATATGGTGTACAGATATTAAGAGGAGTAGAGGCAAATATAATGGACTACGATGGAAATCTAGACATATCTGATGAGCATTTAGCTAAGCTAGACATTGTCATTGCTTCATTGCATGAAGCCTGCATTGAATCAGGAGGAGTTGATAAAAATACTAATGCAATCATAAAAGCAATGGAAAATAAAAATGTAGACATAATTGCCCACCCTGGAAATCCTGCATTTCCAGTAGATTATGAGAAGATAGTAAAAAAGGCTAAGGAAACAAGAACACTAATTGAGATAAATAACAGTTCCTTTGTTTCAAGCAGGCATGGAAGTCTAAACAACTGCATTGAAATCGCTAGGCTATGCAAGGAGCATGAAGTAATGATTACTGTAGGAAGTGACTCTCATATAGCCTTTGATGTTGGAAGATTTGATAAGGCAATAGAGGTATTGACATCTGTTGGCATGCCAGAACATTTGATTGTTAATTTTTCTACAGAAAGATTAACAGAGCTTTTAGGTTTTAAAGGCAAAAAAAGATTTAGTACTACAACCCCAATAATTTAA
- a CDS encoding IS3 family transposase — protein sequence MYSLKGRKNELKNKEKAQVVNSLRHEHDLNTLLEVAGLKRSTFYYHMKRFDIPDKYEKIKEKIREIYDSSKGRYGYRRITMSLNSFGFVINHKTVQKLMKELNIICQVRMKKYKSYKGEVGEAASNLLKRDFSAEKPNQKWVTDITEFSLFGEKLYLSPILDLFNGEIISYSITSRPHFGQVMEMLDIAFEKHKNLEGLTFHSDQGWQYRHKRYSYRLKQLGIKQSMSRKGNCLDNSVIENFFGLLKSELLYLQKFDDTDHFKRELIDYIEWYNKYRIKTKLKGLSPIQYRAQSLSVA from the coding sequence ATCTATAGCCTTAAAGGAAGAAAAAATGAGCTTAAAAACAAAGAAAAAGCACAGGTAGTAAACTCTTTAAGGCATGAACACGATCTAAATACCCTGCTAGAAGTTGCAGGATTAAAAAGGTCAACATTTTACTACCATATGAAAAGATTCGACATACCAGATAAATATGAAAAAATTAAAGAAAAGATAAGGGAAATATATGATAGCAGTAAAGGTAGATACGGCTATAGAAGAATAACTATGTCCCTAAATAGCTTTGGCTTTGTAATTAATCACAAAACTGTACAAAAACTTATGAAAGAACTAAATATCATATGCCAAGTGAGAATGAAAAAATATAAATCCTATAAAGGTGAAGTAGGAGAAGCAGCATCAAACCTATTGAAGAGAGATTTCTCAGCAGAAAAACCTAATCAAAAGTGGGTTACAGACATAACAGAGTTCTCACTATTCGGGGAAAAATTATACCTATCACCAATACTAGATTTGTTTAACGGAGAGATCATTAGTTATTCTATTACAAGTAGACCACACTTCGGGCAAGTAATGGAGATGCTTGATATTGCATTTGAAAAGCATAAAAACTTAGAAGGTTTAACATTTCACTCAGATCAAGGGTGGCAATACAGACACAAAAGATACAGTTATCGATTAAAACAACTAGGAATAAAGCAAAGTATGTCCAGAAAAGGAAACTGTTTGGACAATTCAGTAATTGAAAACTTTTTTGGTTTGTTAAAATCAGAATTACTATATCTTCAAAAATTTGATGATACAGATCACTTTAAGAGAGAACTAATAGATTACATAGAGTGGTATAATAAATACAGAATAAAGACCAAACTAAAAGGATTAAGCCCTATCCAATATAGAGCTCAATCCTTATCAGTAGCTTAA